A single window of Natranaerobius trueperi DNA harbors:
- a CDS encoding serine dehydratase subunit alpha family protein, producing MPKNIITPGRRLIQISYNFKELKSETGGMLLEKIEIINTLKEDNVVAAGCTEPVAVGLAAAAAYEQVEGTLIKVEVWTDPNIYKNGLGVVIPGTQKAGLNLAAALGSLIGQTDKNLEIFSDVKYDFLNKAQKLIEQDKVIVNPLDKKSPLYVEAIVSTDKGTGKAIIKESHDNITYLECNGKPVYKKDINTAKSKDQKINYSEFNIAEFIELVESIDLKKIQFLNEGIQLNMKIAEYGLNKSPGFGVGSKISNLIANQKLPSDLSNKIKAWTAAACDARMSGVNLPVMSCSGSGNQGIMTTIPLAITASELDCTHDQLLKARAIAIILTNYIKHHIGNLSAICGGAVAASIGASAGIAYLLKGSTDQIVAVIDNIIANNSGVVCDGAKPSCAIKLMTAADLSYQTALLSVNGLHISCGNGIIVGKTEKTVQNLGQLSREGMEKTDETIFKIMF from the coding sequence TATTGGAAAAGATTGAAATAATTAATACCTTAAAAGAAGATAATGTTGTAGCTGCTGGTTGCACAGAACCAGTTGCTGTTGGTCTAGCTGCAGCTGCTGCCTATGAACAGGTAGAAGGGACTTTAATTAAAGTTGAAGTTTGGACTGATCCGAATATCTATAAAAATGGCCTTGGAGTTGTAATACCTGGGACCCAAAAAGCAGGTTTAAATCTTGCAGCTGCATTGGGAAGTTTAATAGGGCAAACTGATAAAAATTTAGAAATTTTCAGTGATGTCAAATACGATTTCCTAAATAAAGCACAAAAACTAATTGAACAAGATAAAGTAATAGTTAATCCTCTGGATAAAAAATCTCCCCTTTATGTAGAAGCTATTGTTTCTACAGACAAAGGTACAGGAAAAGCAATTATAAAAGAAAGTCATGATAATATCACTTATTTAGAATGCAATGGAAAGCCAGTTTATAAAAAAGACATTAATACAGCAAAATCAAAGGATCAAAAGATTAATTACTCTGAGTTTAATATAGCGGAATTTATAGAACTGGTAGAATCAATAGATCTAAAAAAAATTCAATTTTTAAATGAAGGAATACAATTAAATATGAAAATTGCAGAATATGGCTTAAATAAATCACCAGGTTTTGGAGTAGGATCAAAAATTTCTAACCTAATAGCAAATCAGAAACTACCTAGTGATCTAAGTAACAAAATAAAAGCTTGGACAGCTGCCGCCTGCGATGCTAGAATGTCTGGTGTTAACTTACCAGTAATGAGCTGTTCTGGGAGTGGCAACCAAGGTATAATGACAACTATACCTCTTGCTATAACAGCAAGTGAATTAGATTGTACACATGATCAATTGTTGAAAGCGCGTGCTATCGCTATTATTTTAACTAATTACATTAAACACCACATAGGAAATTTATCAGCAATATGCGGAGGGGCTGTAGCAGCTTCAATAGGTGCATCAGCTGGAATAGCTTATTTATTAAAAGGATCAACAGATCAAATAGTTGCTGTTATAGATAATATTATAGCTAATAATTCAGGTGTGGTCTGTGATGGAGCGAAACCAAGTTGTGCTATAAAACTAATGACAGCAGCTGACTTATCATATCAAACTGCTCTCCTGTCAGTTAATGGGTTACATATCTCTTGCGGGAATGGAATTATTGTTGGAAAAACTGAAAAAACGGTACAAAACCTAGGACAACTTTCTCGTGAAGGTATGGAAAAAACTGATGAAACTATATTTAAAATTATGTTTTAA
- a CDS encoding ABC transporter permease, producing the protein MISKAELIAFVNILTKDVKSYYLKPPNISWGLIFPFAWMLMFLIRSEGHLEIIDVFPGVIAISILFGTTSMLAVTITFEKRCRSFERLLLAPIDLNLLMLSKTMGAIIFGMINAVLPIIIITYFIEVTFINFLIIMGSVFLTAVSCTFLGLFIAVSVREVFQAQTYSNFFRFPMMFLCGLFVPVFELPLILRPVSYILPLTYGVDILREAINQTGNLPLYINFVILLVFCIGLFLYSIKTVRYKWID; encoded by the coding sequence ATGATTAGTAAAGCTGAATTAATAGCTTTTGTTAATATATTAACAAAAGATGTCAAGAGTTATTACTTGAAACCTCCAAATATCAGTTGGGGCCTGATATTTCCTTTTGCCTGGATGTTGATGTTTTTAATAAGATCAGAAGGACATTTAGAAATAATTGATGTTTTTCCAGGGGTAATTGCAATTTCCATCTTATTTGGCACAACTTCTATGTTAGCAGTTACTATTACCTTTGAAAAACGTTGTAGATCATTCGAACGGCTATTACTAGCACCTATTGATTTGAATTTATTAATGTTATCTAAAACTATGGGAGCTATTATTTTTGGAATGATAAATGCTGTACTTCCTATAATAATAATTACCTATTTCATTGAGGTTACTTTTATAAACTTTTTAATAATAATGGGAAGTGTCTTTTTAACAGCTGTTAGTTGTACTTTTCTCGGACTATTTATAGCTGTTTCTGTTCGTGAAGTTTTCCAAGCACAAACATATTCTAATTTTTTTAGATTTCCAATGATGTTTTTATGTGGCTTATTCGTACCAGTTTTTGAGTTACCTTTAATATTAAGACCGGTTTCATATATTTTACCACTAACATATGGTGTTGATATTTTAAGAGAAGCAATTAATCAAACAGGAAATTTACCTTTATATATAAACTTTGTTATTTTACTTGTGTTTTGTATAGGTTTATTTCTCTATAGTATAAAAACAGTAAGATATAAATGGATTGATTAA
- a CDS encoding ABC transporter ATP-binding protein — MKYNKQPLIEVNNLTKKFGDFKAADNICFYIESGETFGFLGPNGAGKSSTINMLTGLSRITSGEYFVLGNDFEKNHKELKKIIGVVPDESNMYDELTGFENLFFTGSLYGIDKRTRADRAKQLLKKFNLSEVKNKLFRYYSKGMKRKLTIAAALMHQPKILFLDEPTTGIDIQSARDIRSLIKQLNYDGKTVFLTTHYIEEAERLCERIAFIVNGQIVKIDKTNKLLIDENKGKTIEFVVDKVTPGIEKQIKEQFNVKLVNIKSKSYVVIESEDFTTIFPYIEFFNKLKINVLEAKVLKLSLEDVFVRMTGIESNFLKTEKGESTHD, encoded by the coding sequence GTGAAATATAACAAACAACCTTTAATTGAAGTGAACAATTTAACTAAAAAGTTTGGTGATTTTAAAGCTGCAGATAATATTTGTTTTTACATAGAATCAGGTGAAACTTTTGGATTTTTAGGTCCAAATGGTGCAGGAAAAAGTTCTACAATAAATATGTTGACAGGACTTTCCCGGATAACTTCAGGTGAGTACTTTGTGTTAGGGAATGATTTTGAGAAAAACCATAAAGAATTGAAGAAAATAATTGGTGTAGTACCAGATGAAAGTAATATGTATGATGAATTAACTGGTTTTGAAAACTTATTTTTCACAGGCTCATTATATGGTATTGATAAAAGAACCAGAGCTGATAGGGCAAAACAGCTTCTTAAAAAATTTAATTTGTCTGAAGTCAAAAATAAATTATTTAGATATTATTCTAAAGGAATGAAAAGAAAACTTACTATAGCAGCAGCTTTAATGCACCAACCAAAAATATTATTTTTAGATGAACCTACAACAGGCATAGATATCCAGAGTGCGAGGGATATTCGATCATTAATTAAACAGTTAAATTATGATGGGAAAACAGTTTTTTTAACTACACATTATATTGAAGAAGCTGAACGTCTTTGTGAAAGAATTGCTTTTATAGTAAATGGTCAGATCGTAAAAATTGACAAGACAAATAAACTACTAATAGACGAAAATAAAGGAAAAACAATAGAGTTTGTTGTTGATAAGGTCACTCCAGGTATAGAAAAGCAAATAAAAGAACAATTCAATGTTAAATTAGTTAATATTAAATCTAAATCTTATGTTGTTATCGAGTCAGAAGACTTTACTACTATTTTCCCTTATATAGAATTTTTTAATAAACTAAAAATTAATGTATTAGAAGCGAAAGTACTAAAATTGTCATTAGAAGATGTCTTTGTTAGGATGACAGGGATTGAATCTAACTTTTTAAAAACTGAGAAGGGGGAGAGCACCCATGATTAG
- a CDS encoding ArsR/SmtB family transcription factor has protein sequence MLNKLKILKALSDPTRFKIIELLLRNDFCVGALSNRLNITEAAISQHLKVLREAGLIWGEKRGYFTHYSVKQEVFKELSEEFSNLYELCIEKNKTCNNSCHKKC, from the coding sequence ATGTTAAATAAACTTAAAATTCTTAAAGCCTTATCTGACCCTACACGTTTCAAAATAATAGAATTATTATTAAGAAATGACTTTTGTGTAGGTGCACTATCAAATCGCTTAAATATAACTGAAGCTGCTATTAGTCAACACTTGAAAGTTTTACGAGAAGCAGGTCTTATTTGGGGTGAAAAACGAGGATATTTCACTCACTATTCTGTAAAACAAGAGGTTTTTAAAGAGCTTTCAGAAGAGTTCTCAAATCTATATGAACTGTGTATCGAAAAGAATAAAACTTGCAACAATTCTTGTCATAAAAAATGTTAA
- a CDS encoding lytic transglycosylase domain-containing protein, whose protein sequence is MKSSKYLFIILSLMLVITVIINLVIPKLWEMFYPLHYEQEIYHVSEKHDIDPYLLFSIIKVESKFDSKAVSNSGALGLMQIMPSTGAWAANEISIESFEYDDLLEHKTNLEIGAWYFDYLKNEFNDDLVKTLAAYNAGQGKVREWIETNVWDGTTEDIESIPYGETRSYIERVLLNYKRYEDIYSES, encoded by the coding sequence ATGAAATCTAGTAAATACTTATTTATCATATTGAGTTTGATGCTTGTAATAACTGTAATTATTAATTTGGTTATTCCAAAGTTATGGGAAATGTTTTATCCTCTTCACTATGAACAAGAAATTTACCACGTATCAGAAAAGCATGATATTGATCCTTATTTATTATTTTCTATTATTAAAGTCGAAAGTAAGTTTGATTCAAAAGCAGTATCTAACAGTGGAGCATTAGGCCTTATGCAAATAATGCCTTCAACAGGTGCATGGGCTGCTAATGAGATCTCTATAGAGTCTTTTGAATATGATGATTTATTAGAGCACAAAACAAATTTAGAAATTGGGGCTTGGTACTTTGATTATCTGAAAAATGAATTTAATGATGATTTAGTAAAAACTTTAGCAGCTTATAATGCAGGGCAAGGAAAGGTGAGAGAATGGATAGAAACAAATGTTTGGGATGGAACAACTGAAGATATTGAAAGTATACCGTATGGAGAAACAAGATCTTATATTGAACGAGTGTTATTAAATTATAAGAGATATGAGGATATATATAGTGAATCTTGA
- the coaE gene encoding dephospho-CoA kinase (Dephospho-CoA kinase (CoaE) performs the final step in coenzyme A biosynthesis.), whose amino-acid sequence MIIGLTGGIASGKSTVLKMLADLGSITIDADQISREATKKGSQALNEIKEVFGKEYIDKNGKLKREALGDEIFNDKLAKERLEQILHPKIDIQMKYLIDKYQKEYPSKLIVVDIPLLYEVGKEEQFNEVWVVWVDFKTQLERLMKRNDLSYKEAKNRVRAQMPLDEKRKKADRVIDNSGSINHTNRQVKELFNKVSSKE is encoded by the coding sequence ATGATCATAGGTCTGACAGGAGGAATTGCTTCTGGGAAATCAACTGTATTAAAAATGTTAGCTGATCTAGGGTCTATAACAATAGATGCAGATCAGATTTCTCGAGAAGCTACCAAAAAAGGATCACAAGCATTAAATGAAATCAAGGAAGTTTTTGGCAAAGAATATATTGATAAAAATGGTAAACTTAAACGTGAAGCTTTAGGAGACGAAATATTTAATGATAAACTAGCTAAAGAAAGACTAGAACAAATACTTCATCCAAAAATTGATATACAAATGAAATACTTAATTGATAAATACCAAAAGGAATATCCATCTAAATTAATAGTGGTAGATATACCACTATTATATGAGGTTGGTAAAGAGGAACAATTCAATGAAGTTTGGGTTGTTTGGGTTGATTTTAAAACTCAATTAGAGCGCTTAATGAAAAGAAATGATTTATCCTATAAGGAAGCAAAAAACCGTGTTAGAGCTCAGATGCCTCTTGATGAAAAAAGAAAGAAGGCTGATCGTGTAATAGATAATAGTGGATCAATTAATCATACAAACCGACAAGTAAAAGAATTATTTAATAAAGTTTCTTCAAAAGAATAG
- the ytaF gene encoding sporulation membrane protein YtaF, with translation MIEMLPLLALALAVSLDGFAAGFAYGVKNIRIPMGSLILLSVTSGISIWFSMFFGRLVGNLFTPNVAENLGGVILICLGIWLIYQNISIITKSNKMEFNKSNKTVFGDVLDDPIKADFDKSGSISLKEAIILGVALAMDAFSAGFAASLMGFHSLLTPIFVGLCKFLLVPLGTKAGLNIKSVTNHPKIVFLPGAILLLLGLINLI, from the coding sequence ATGATAGAAATGCTTCCCTTGCTTGCTCTTGCATTAGCAGTAAGTTTAGATGGATTTGCAGCAGGGTTTGCTTATGGTGTAAAAAATATTAGAATTCCAATGGGTTCTTTGATATTATTAAGTGTGACATCTGGTATATCAATTTGGTTTTCTATGTTTTTTGGTAGGTTAGTAGGTAACTTATTTACACCTAATGTTGCAGAAAACTTAGGTGGTGTGATATTAATATGTCTAGGTATTTGGTTGATATATCAAAATATATCCATTATAACTAAGAGTAACAAAATGGAATTTAATAAGAGCAATAAAACTGTTTTTGGTGATGTATTAGATGATCCTATAAAAGCTGACTTTGATAAATCAGGGTCTATTTCACTAAAAGAAGCAATAATACTAGGTGTTGCTTTAGCAATGGATGCCTTTAGTGCAGGCTTTGCAGCTTCTTTAATGGGCTTTCATTCATTATTAACACCTATCTTTGTTGGTCTTTGTAAATTTTTACTTGTACCTTTAGGTACTAAAGCGGGATTAAATATTAAGTCAGTTACAAATCATCCTAAAATAGTTTTCCTTCCGGGTGCAATATTACTACTACTAGGATTGATAAACTTAATTTAA
- the mutM gene encoding bifunctional DNA-formamidopyrimidine glycosylase/DNA-(apurinic or apyrimidinic site) lyase, translating to MPELPEVETVRKNLTNELLDDKIENIEIYFSKMLQNTTPKAFVDLVSNRVIEHIGRIGKYLIIYLGSLQEDTKKVLIIHLRMTGRLLVINDNTKVDKHLRCRFFLKSGRYLDFCDQRKFATMALVNKGEEFKWKGIALLGPEPISDDFELTTFYKGLKKSKKSIKAILLDQKLVCGLGNIYSDEALFRAGIHPQKAGEEISQQEAKQLFSSIKKVISEGIKERGTTFSDYRDSYGNKGGFQELLQVYGRARELCFICKNPLEKIRVANRGTTICPKCQK from the coding sequence ATGCCTGAGTTACCAGAAGTTGAGACAGTAAGAAAAAACTTAACGAATGAACTTTTAGACGATAAAATAGAAAATATAGAAATTTATTTTTCAAAAATGTTACAAAACACGACCCCCAAAGCGTTTGTCGATCTTGTTAGTAACCGTGTAATAGAACACATTGGCCGTATAGGAAAATACTTAATCATTTATTTAGGTTCTTTACAGGAAGATACTAAAAAGGTATTAATAATTCATTTACGGATGACAGGTAGACTTTTAGTGATAAATGACAATACAAAAGTGGATAAACATTTACGGTGTCGTTTTTTCTTAAAATCCGGGCGGTATTTAGACTTCTGTGATCAACGCAAATTTGCTACTATGGCTTTAGTAAATAAAGGAGAAGAATTTAAATGGAAAGGTATTGCTTTACTAGGACCTGAACCGATATCAGATGATTTTGAGTTAACAACCTTTTATAAAGGGCTTAAAAAATCCAAAAAAAGTATCAAAGCGATATTACTTGATCAAAAGCTTGTTTGTGGCTTAGGTAATATTTATTCAGATGAAGCTTTATTTCGTGCAGGTATCCATCCTCAAAAAGCAGGTGAAGAAATATCCCAACAAGAAGCAAAGCAACTTTTTTCTTCCATAAAAAAAGTAATATCAGAAGGTATAAAGGAACGGGGTACAACTTTTAGTGATTATCGTGATTCGTATGGTAATAAAGGTGGATTTCAGGAACTATTACAGGTATATGGAAGAGCTCGAGAGTTATGTTTTATTTGTAAAAACCCTTTAGAGAAGATAAGAGTAGCTAATCGCGGGACTACTATTTGTCCTAAATGTCAAAAATAA
- the polA gene encoding DNA polymerase I has translation MMNQDKANEKFVVIDGNSLLNRAFYALPLLQTKQGFYTNAIYGFIQMLNKLIEDEQPHYLAVVFDTKAKTFRHKQYPKYKAHRDKAPEEMIPQMPMLKELLDAMNICYFEKDGYEADDLVGTFSKKAENKGKQTLIVTGDKDLLQLISDNTKVVLTKKGITNMEQYDESRVEKDFGVKLDNFLDLKALTGDKSDNVPGVPGVGEKTALKLLNNFGCVEKIYENLDQVSGKKLKENLSENKEEAFLSKELVTITREVPFDFSWEELSKFNFQTEDARKLLIDWEMKSIVDRVFEENNNEVLNNQYDNWDYCYYVQETNSEEYSSLKDILKSLDNDDYLGIYRHTPNVKTSKKSTYPEPKGGIVLAVKEKTFFVPENLISEVTNDIVYHYLPEKIITHGIKELWHLVYSCCDIDLYELYLDTDKINLYDTELMGYLIDPTSAPHGIEDLTSDYLEGATLSALETDWQTICERGIALIDLVDPISDILKSRNQWDLYFEIELQLALILARMEHRGIKVDNDVLTNMEHDINKRLDEFKTRIYDIAGEEFNLNSPKQLGYILFEKLELPVIKKTKTGYSTDAKTLEILAQDYEIGRLLIDYRQLYKLKTTYLTGLKEIISEKTRKIHTTFNQTITATGRLSSTEPNLQNIPVKLEEGRKIRKAFVVEKENHDFLAADYSQIELRILAHVSQDENLIKAFKNEEDIHTQTASQVFEVPPQEVTNEMRSHAKAVNFGIVYGISDYGLSTQLGISRKQAKTYIDNYLTRFSGVKEYMDGTIKNAKENGYVTTLYNRRRELPDITHRNFNIRSAAERTAINTPIQGTAADIIKAAMVQVEKHLKDEDLTQKASLVLQVHDELIFEVDRNYLEMISIKVRDIMETVLQLDVPLTVDLKKGPSWFELSSYEPGE, from the coding sequence ATGATGAATCAAGATAAAGCTAATGAAAAATTTGTTGTAATTGATGGGAATAGTTTGTTAAATCGAGCTTTTTATGCGCTACCGTTATTACAAACTAAACAAGGATTTTATACAAACGCTATTTATGGATTTATTCAGATGTTAAATAAGTTAATTGAAGATGAACAGCCACACTATTTAGCTGTTGTATTTGACACTAAAGCTAAGACTTTTCGTCATAAACAGTACCCAAAATATAAAGCACACAGAGATAAAGCTCCTGAAGAAATGATTCCACAGATGCCAATGTTAAAAGAACTCCTTGATGCTATGAATATTTGTTATTTTGAAAAAGATGGATATGAAGCTGATGATCTAGTGGGGACTTTTTCTAAAAAAGCTGAAAATAAAGGTAAACAAACCTTGATTGTAACAGGTGATAAAGATTTACTACAGCTTATAAGTGATAACACAAAAGTTGTATTAACTAAAAAAGGTATTACAAATATGGAACAATATGATGAATCACGTGTTGAAAAAGACTTTGGGGTAAAACTTGATAACTTTTTAGATTTAAAAGCTTTGACCGGAGATAAATCAGATAATGTTCCAGGAGTTCCAGGTGTAGGTGAAAAGACCGCTCTAAAGTTACTAAATAACTTTGGATGTGTTGAAAAGATATACGAAAATTTAGACCAAGTTTCAGGAAAAAAACTTAAAGAAAACCTATCTGAAAATAAAGAAGAGGCTTTTTTAAGTAAAGAATTAGTTACTATTACACGAGAAGTTCCTTTTGATTTTTCGTGGGAAGAGTTATCAAAATTTAATTTCCAAACTGAAGATGCAAGAAAGTTGCTGATCGACTGGGAAATGAAAAGTATTGTAGATAGAGTATTTGAAGAAAATAATAATGAAGTATTAAACAATCAATATGACAATTGGGATTACTGTTACTATGTTCAAGAGACTAACAGTGAAGAATATTCTTCATTAAAAGATATATTGAAGAGTTTAGATAACGATGACTATTTAGGTATTTACAGGCATACTCCAAATGTTAAAACAAGTAAGAAAAGTACTTACCCTGAACCAAAAGGTGGGATTGTACTCGCAGTCAAGGAAAAAACTTTTTTTGTTCCTGAAAATTTAATATCAGAGGTTACAAATGATATTGTCTACCATTACTTACCAGAGAAAATTATAACTCATGGTATTAAAGAATTATGGCATCTTGTATATTCTTGCTGTGATATTGATTTATATGAACTATATTTAGATACCGATAAAATCAACCTTTATGATACCGAATTAATGGGTTATCTAATAGATCCAACTAGTGCACCTCATGGTATTGAAGATTTAACAAGCGATTACTTAGAAGGCGCAACTTTATCAGCTTTAGAAACTGATTGGCAGACTATTTGCGAAAGAGGTATCGCTCTCATTGATTTAGTTGATCCAATTAGTGATATCTTGAAATCTAGAAATCAATGGGACTTGTACTTTGAAATTGAGTTGCAGCTCGCTTTAATTTTAGCTAGAATGGAACACCGAGGGATTAAAGTTGATAATGATGTATTAACTAACATGGAACATGATATCAACAAAAGATTAGATGAATTTAAAACAAGGATATATGATATTGCTGGTGAGGAATTTAACCTTAATTCACCAAAACAGCTAGGATATATTCTATTTGAAAAGCTTGAACTACCTGTTATTAAAAAGACTAAAACAGGGTATTCTACTGATGCTAAAACTCTAGAAATTTTGGCTCAAGATTATGAAATAGGTAGGTTATTAATAGATTATCGGCAGCTTTACAAATTAAAAACTACATATTTAACAGGTCTTAAAGAAATTATTTCAGAAAAAACTAGAAAAATTCACACTACATTTAATCAGACTATAACTGCAACTGGTAGGTTAAGCAGTACAGAACCTAATCTACAGAACATACCTGTTAAGTTAGAAGAAGGACGAAAGATTCGGAAGGCTTTCGTAGTTGAAAAAGAAAATCATGATTTTTTAGCTGCTGATTACTCTCAGATCGAGTTAAGGATATTAGCACATGTATCACAAGATGAAAACTTAATTAAAGCCTTTAAAAACGAAGAGGATATACATACTCAAACAGCTTCACAAGTTTTTGAAGTACCACCTCAAGAAGTAACTAATGAAATGAGATCTCATGCTAAAGCTGTTAACTTTGGTATAGTGTATGGTATTAGTGATTACGGACTTTCTACACAACTAGGTATTTCTAGAAAACAAGCGAAAACTTATATAGATAACTATTTAACTAGATTTTCTGGAGTTAAAGAGTATATGGATGGAACTATTAAAAACGCAAAAGAAAATGGATATGTTACTACCCTTTATAATAGGCGAAGAGAATTACCAGATATAACTCATAGAAACTTTAATATTAGATCAGCAGCAGAAAGAACTGCTATTAACACACCAATTCAAGGTACAGCAGCTGATATAATTAAAGCTGCAATGGTACAGGTCGAAAAACATTTAAAAGATGAAGACCTTACTCAAAAGGCAAGTTTAGTGCTACAAGTTCATGATGAATTAATTTTCGAAGTTGATAGAAATTATCTAGAAATGATCTCAATTAAAGTACGAGATATTATGGAAACTGTTTTACAACTTGATGTTCCATTAACTGTTGATTTAAAGAAAGGGCCGAGCTGGTTTGAACTTTCGTCCTATGAACCAGGAGAGTGA
- a CDS encoding anti-sigma factor family protein: protein MDCNWILERLSSYVDNQLSPLDVKKVQKHLKYCDHCRDEFDQIRKVNKLVGSLDEISPSEDFLTDVISNTSNEEKQKDINTFINSAFKLKNVAAALIGIFLLGNGVLFALFEDISGEQVAEDIERELEISNSDQVEIIRNLPGGPYRTYVEGENEADVTMASSISQIDMSKYEENGNDDEETITKPFLIFNGMYLPLAVSTIMILKNRNRGE from the coding sequence ATGGATTGCAATTGGATTCTAGAAAGACTTTCATCATATGTAGATAACCAGCTAAGCCCTTTAGATGTAAAAAAAGTTCAAAAGCATTTAAAATATTGTGATCACTGTCGAGATGAATTTGATCAAATACGGAAGGTTAATAAGTTAGTAGGATCTCTTGACGAAATCTCTCCCTCGGAAGATTTCTTAACTGATGTAATCAGTAATACCTCGAATGAAGAGAAGCAAAAAGACATTAATACTTTTATAAATAGTGCTTTTAAGTTAAAGAATGTAGCAGCAGCATTAATAGGTATATTTTTATTAGGAAATGGTGTACTTTTTGCCTTATTCGAAGACATATCAGGAGAACAAGTTGCAGAAGATATTGAGAGAGAACTAGAAATAAGTAATTCTGATCAAGTAGAAATTATTAGAAATCTTCCGGGCGGTCCATATAGAACTTATGTGGAAGGTGAAAATGAAGCTGATGTAACTATGGCTTCTTCTATTTCACAAATTGATATGAGTAAGTATGAAGAAAACGGTAATGATGACGAAGAGACTATTACTAAACCATTTCTAATCTTTAATGGAATGTATCTACCTTTAGCAGTTTCTACGATTATGATATTAAAAAACCGTAACAGGGGGGAATAA
- a CDS encoding RNA polymerase sigma factor, with amino-acid sequence MKVKEDELLVKKCQKGKLDAFEDLVNKYQQKVYSLCYRFAGNHDDANDLAQEAFIRVYHSIDKFHFKSAFSTWLYRVTSNVCLDEIRKKKRTSSVSINSPMETDEGEVYFNLPDQKFNPEQLTERKDVQDIVHKAIQELPEEQRITILLREIEGLSYEELAEALNVSIGTVKSRLNRARHNLKEILTQKTELFTDTTHLKGKEV; translated from the coding sequence ATGAAAGTTAAAGAAGACGAATTACTAGTTAAAAAATGTCAAAAGGGCAAATTAGATGCCTTTGAAGATCTTGTTAATAAGTATCAGCAAAAAGTCTATTCACTTTGCTATAGATTTGCTGGTAATCATGATGACGCAAATGATTTGGCACAAGAAGCTTTTATTAGGGTTTATCATTCCATAGACAAATTTCATTTTAAATCTGCCTTTTCCACTTGGTTGTATAGGGTTACTTCAAATGTTTGTCTAGATGAAATAAGAAAAAAGAAGCGAACTTCATCAGTTTCTATAAATTCCCCCATGGAAACCGATGAGGGTGAAGTGTATTTTAATCTTCCCGATCAAAAATTCAACCCAGAACAACTAACGGAAAGAAAAGATGTGCAAGATATAGTACATAAAGCGATTCAAGAACTACCTGAAGAACAAAGAATAACGATACTACTTAGAGAGATAGAAGGGCTGTCATATGAAGAATTAGCTGAAGCTTTAAATGTATCTATTGGAACAGTGAAATCTAGGTTAAATAGAGCAAGGCATAATTTAAAGGAAATTTTAACCCAAAAAACGGAACTTTTTACAGATACAACACATCTAAAGGGTAAGGAGGTGTAA